The following DNA comes from Buttiauxella agrestis.
CGTATAATGTGGCAGATGCCGTTCGCGGCCTCGAAGGCTTTAGCCATCTATGGCTGCTTTTTGTCTTCCACCAAACGATGGAAGGTGGCTGGCGGCCCACGGTACGTCCGCCGCGGCTCGGTGGGAACGCGAGGATGGGCGTATTTGCTACGCGTTCAACCTTTCGCCCGAATCCTATCGGCATGTCTTTGGTCGAGCTGAAAGGGATTCGTTGCCAAAAAGATCAGGTCATTTTGCAGTTGGGCAGTCTGGATTTAGTCGATGGTACGCCGGTCGTTGATATCAAACCTTATTTACCATTTGCCGAAGCGATACCAGAAGCCGTTGCGGGTTACGCGCAAAATGCTCCCGCTGCCGATATGCCGGTTTATTTCACGCCAGAAGTACAACAGCAATTATCGTTACTCGATAAACCCTATCCGTACATTGAGCGTTTTATCCGCCAGGTGCTGGCACAAGACCCACGCCCGGCCTATCGTAAAGATGAAGACCCAGGGAAAAGCTACGCCGTTTCATTGCTAGATTTTAATGTTCGCTGGCGTGTAACCGAGCACGGCTCAGAAGTGTTTGCCGTTGAGAACCGTTAATTTATCGCCCTTCTCTTTTGACATTCCTGCCACACTGGTAAACTAAAACACTTATTTTGCATCAGGCTACTCAGGTAGCCAGTTATCTGCCGTTCAAATGGAACCGTAACAACATGCGTACTAGCCAATATCTGCTCTCCACATTGAAGGAGACACCAGCCGACGCCGAGGTCATCAGTCATCAACTGATGCTTCGCGCCGGGATGATCCGCAAACTCGCTTCCGGTTTATATACCTGGTTGCCGACCGGTTTGCGTGTTCTGAAAAAAGTCGAAAACATCGTGCGTGAAGAAATGAACAACGCCGGTGCAATCGAGGTGTGTATGCCTGTGGTTCAGCCCGCTGACTTATGGCAAGAAAGTGGTCGTTGGGAACAATATGGCCCAGAGCTGCTGCGTTTTGTTGACCGTGGCGATCGTCCATTTGTCCTCGGCCCAACTCACGAAGAAGTCATCACTGACTTGATTCGTAATGAACTCAGTTCGTACAAACAACTGCCACTGAACTTCTTCCAGATTCAGACTAAGTTCCGTGACGAAGTTCGCCCACGTTTCGGTGTGATGCGTTCCCGTGAATTCCTGATGAAAGACGCTTACTCTTTCCATACCTCTCAGGAATCCTTGCAGGAAACTTACGATGCGATGTATCAGGCCTACAGCAAAATCTTCACCCGTATGGGTCTGGATTTCCGCGCAGTAGAAGCTGATACCGGTTCTATTGGTGGCAGCGCTTCTCATGAATTCCAGGTGCTGGCACAAAGCGGCGAAGATGATGTCATCTTCTCGACCGAATCTGATTACGCAGCGAATATCGAGTTTGCAGAAGCAGTTGCTCCGGCTGGCGGCCGTGCAGCACCAGCCGTTGAAATGACACAGATTGATACTCCGAATGCGAAAACCATCGCTGAGTTGGTTGAGCAGTTCAACCTGCCAGTTGAAAAAACAGTCAAAACGCTGATGGTTAAAGCGGCTGAAGGTAGCGCTTACCCACTGGTTGCTTTGCTGGTTCGCGGCGATCATGAGCTGAACGAAGTTAAAGCCGAAAAACTGCCGCAAGTTGCTGCCCCGCTGACTTTCGCAACCGAAGAAGAAATTCGTGCGGTAGTTAAAGCAGGTCCAGGTTCCCTTGGTCCAGTTAATCTGCCAATCCCTGTGGTTGTTGACCGTACCGTTGCTGCAATGAGCGATTTCGCGGCTGGCGCAAACATCGATGGCAAACACTTCGTTGGTATTAACTGGGAACGTGACGTTGCGCTGCCAGAAGTTGCTGATATCCGTAATGTTGTCGAAGGCGATCCAAGCCCGGACGGTAAAGGCACTCTGCTGATTAAGCGCGGTATCGAAGTCGGCCACATCTTCCAGCTCGGCACGAAATATTCAGAAGCGATGAAAGCCTCTGTTCAGGGTGAAGATGGTCGTAACCAGACACTGACCATGGGTTGCTACGGTATCGGTGTGACTCGCGTAGTGGCAGCAGCCATTGAGCAGAACAACGACGAGCGCGGCATCCTGTGGCCAGATGCTATTGCACCTTTCCAGGTTGCTATTCTGCCGATGAATATGCACAAGTCTTTCCGCGTGAAAGAACTGGCTGAAGAGCTGTACTCCACTCTGCGTGCTAAAGGCATTGAAGTGCTGATGGACGACCGTAAAGAGCGTCCAGGCGTGATGTTTGCTGACATGGAACTGATTGGTATTCCACACACTGTTGTTATCGGCGATCGCAATCTCGATAGCGAAGAAGTTGAATACAAAAATCGCCGTGAAGGTGAGAAGCAGATGATCAAAACCAGCGAAATCATTGATTTCCTGTTGGCCCAGATCCAGCGCTAAAATTTAAGCAGTACAAAATAAAAAGCCCCGCTCATCACCTGGCGGGGCTTTTTTTATGAAGATTTTATCAGTCGTGGCAGGTTTTCTTCGGCTCGAACT
Coding sequences within:
- the proS gene encoding proline--tRNA ligase: MRTSQYLLSTLKETPADAEVISHQLMLRAGMIRKLASGLYTWLPTGLRVLKKVENIVREEMNNAGAIEVCMPVVQPADLWQESGRWEQYGPELLRFVDRGDRPFVLGPTHEEVITDLIRNELSSYKQLPLNFFQIQTKFRDEVRPRFGVMRSREFLMKDAYSFHTSQESLQETYDAMYQAYSKIFTRMGLDFRAVEADTGSIGGSASHEFQVLAQSGEDDVIFSTESDYAANIEFAEAVAPAGGRAAPAVEMTQIDTPNAKTIAELVEQFNLPVEKTVKTLMVKAAEGSAYPLVALLVRGDHELNEVKAEKLPQVAAPLTFATEEEIRAVVKAGPGSLGPVNLPIPVVVDRTVAAMSDFAAGANIDGKHFVGINWERDVALPEVADIRNVVEGDPSPDGKGTLLIKRGIEVGHIFQLGTKYSEAMKASVQGEDGRNQTLTMGCYGIGVTRVVAAAIEQNNDERGILWPDAIAPFQVAILPMNMHKSFRVKELAEELYSTLRAKGIEVLMDDRKERPGVMFADMELIGIPHTVVIGDRNLDSEEVEYKNRREGEKQMIKTSEIIDFLLAQIQR
- the tsaA gene encoding tRNA (N6-threonylcarbamoyladenosine(37)-N6)-methyltransferase TrmO; amino-acid sequence: MTAFSFEQIGVIHSPYKEKFAVPRQPGLVTDGGGELHLLPPYNVADAVRGLEGFSHLWLLFVFHQTMEGGWRPTVRPPRLGGNARMGVFATRSTFRPNPIGMSLVELKGIRCQKDQVILQLGSLDLVDGTPVVDIKPYLPFAEAIPEAVAGYAQNAPAADMPVYFTPEVQQQLSLLDKPYPYIERFIRQVLAQDPRPAYRKDEDPGKSYAVSLLDFNVRWRVTEHGSEVFAVENR